One genomic window of Actinoplanes lobatus includes the following:
- the sigK gene encoding ECF RNA polymerase sigma factor SigK yields the protein MAERDIGGRPEYLTPVPGPGTAPGAEVLLAAVARGDEKAFGRLYDLVAPRVYGLVRRVLRDPAQAEEVAQEVLVEVWRTAARFDPERGSATSWVFTIAHRRAVDRVRAEQAAAERVVKVGVASIGTPYDEVADEVTGRLERQQVRHCLDVLTEVQREAVTLAFYQGHSYPQVSELLRVPLPTVKSRMRDGLIRLRDCLSTGAAA from the coding sequence ATGGCGGAGCGCGACATCGGCGGACGGCCGGAGTATCTGACTCCGGTGCCCGGACCGGGGACGGCGCCCGGCGCCGAGGTGTTGCTGGCGGCGGTGGCGCGGGGCGACGAGAAGGCGTTCGGCAGGCTGTACGACCTGGTGGCGCCACGTGTCTACGGGCTGGTCCGGAGGGTGTTGCGGGATCCGGCGCAGGCCGAGGAGGTCGCGCAGGAGGTGCTCGTCGAGGTGTGGCGGACGGCGGCCCGGTTCGATCCGGAGCGCGGGTCGGCGACCTCGTGGGTGTTCACGATCGCGCACCGGCGGGCCGTCGACCGGGTGCGTGCCGAGCAGGCCGCGGCCGAGCGGGTGGTCAAGGTCGGGGTGGCGTCGATCGGCACGCCCTATGACGAGGTGGCCGACGAGGTCACCGGACGGCTGGAACGCCAGCAGGTGCGGCACTGTCTGGACGTGCTGACCGAGGTGCAGCGGGAGGCCGTCACCCTCGCGTTCTATCAGGGACATTCGTATCCGCAGGTGTCCGAGCTGCTGCGGGTGCCGTTGCCGACCGTCAAGAGCCGGATGCGCGACGGCCTGATCCGCCTTCGCGACTGCCTCTCGACGGGGGCCGCGGCATGA
- a CDS encoding anti-sigma factor produces the protein MSPDVHALLGAYVLDAVDDIERAAFDRHLRECEVCRMETGELREVTARLADGAWSAPPPRLRENVLAEISGTRQLAPLALPAARRRSPGRLRLVAAAAVVVAAVGAGAAVWAIQDQRVRDARQLAALAEQREARVRSILSAPDVQVHAERLNSGGRVTVASSRLRNAGVIMLAADGAPDPGKVYQLWTIRGGTPASAGALGVGQSTAVQVVDGMPGASDVGVTVEPAPGSATPTTPLDAVVKLT, from the coding sequence ATGAGCCCTGATGTGCACGCCCTGCTCGGGGCGTATGTGCTGGACGCGGTCGACGACATCGAGCGGGCCGCCTTCGACCGGCATCTGCGGGAGTGCGAGGTCTGCCGGATGGAGACCGGCGAGCTGCGGGAGGTCACCGCCCGGCTGGCCGACGGGGCCTGGTCGGCGCCGCCGCCCCGGCTGCGGGAGAACGTGCTGGCCGAGATCTCCGGCACCCGTCAGCTCGCGCCTCTGGCGCTTCCCGCGGCGCGGCGCCGGTCACCGGGCCGGTTGCGGCTGGTGGCCGCGGCCGCCGTCGTGGTCGCGGCGGTCGGGGCGGGCGCGGCCGTCTGGGCCATTCAAGATCAGCGGGTACGGGACGCGCGCCAGCTGGCCGCTCTCGCCGAGCAGCGGGAGGCCAGGGTCCGGTCGATCCTGTCCGCCCCGGACGTCCAGGTGCACGCCGAGCGGCTGAACAGCGGCGGCCGGGTCACGGTGGCCAGCTCGCGACTGCGGAACGCCGGGGTGATCATGCTGGCCGCCGACGGCGCCCCCGATCCGGGGAAGGTCTACCAGCTGTGGACGATCCGGGGCGGCACACCCGCGTCGGCGGGCGCTCTCGGTGTGGGCCAGTCCACGGCGGTGCAGGTGGTCGACGGCATGCCCGGGGCGTCCGATGTGGGCGTGACAGTGGAGCCGGCGCCCGGCTCGGCCACACCGACGACCCCGCTGGACGCGGTCGTGAAGCTGACCTGA
- a CDS encoding serine/threonine-protein kinase: protein MDGDLDGRYRLLELIGTGGMGRVWRAEDTLLRRTVAVKEMVTPSSPRLAAQAVREARAAARLDHPGVVKVYDVGSSWIVMEYVPSRSLHQVVRDDGPLTPREAARIGLGMLAALRAAHAAGVLHRDVKPDNVLLAADGRVVLTDFGLASLDSGGDDGPDPRLGSPSYIAPERLLEQEAGVPGDLWSLGATLYSAVEGRAPFARDDGGTALRALLSDPPHRPVRSGPLAGLLLALLAKDPADRPTPDEVEARLRAVLRTRSRRRVALALLLLPLAAAAGVVVAPHRSAPAPAPAPSSFTALMSYAQDACGGAAPQPVTAAGDRVPAGLPDGWVWTREPSGFALAVPPGWRRSTDGNEVCFGDPGGRRAFRVNVSPVVTREPLAYWQGREKASLARGDLPGYQRISMGVLLLKGGGADWEYTWRPDSGTVRHERRVLVAVGSRSYLLRWTVADPDWAATTGMQRRMVESFEGMS, encoded by the coding sequence ATGGACGGGGATCTGGACGGCCGGTACCGGCTGCTGGAGCTGATCGGCACGGGCGGCATGGGCCGGGTGTGGCGGGCCGAGGACACGCTGCTGCGGCGTACGGTCGCGGTCAAGGAGATGGTGACGCCGTCCAGCCCGCGGCTCGCCGCGCAGGCGGTGCGGGAGGCGCGGGCCGCGGCGCGACTCGACCATCCGGGTGTCGTCAAGGTGTACGACGTGGGCAGCTCCTGGATCGTCATGGAGTACGTGCCGTCCCGCTCGCTGCACCAGGTGGTCCGCGACGACGGCCCGCTGACACCCCGCGAGGCGGCCCGGATCGGGCTCGGCATGCTGGCCGCGCTGCGGGCCGCGCACGCCGCCGGGGTGCTGCACCGGGACGTGAAACCGGACAACGTGCTGCTCGCCGCGGACGGCCGGGTGGTGCTGACCGACTTCGGTCTGGCCTCGCTGGACAGTGGCGGCGACGACGGCCCCGATCCGCGGCTCGGGTCGCCCAGCTACATCGCGCCGGAGCGGCTGCTGGAGCAGGAGGCGGGCGTTCCCGGGGATCTGTGGTCGCTCGGGGCCACCCTGTACTCGGCGGTCGAGGGGCGGGCGCCGTTCGCCCGGGACGACGGTGGGACGGCGTTGCGGGCGCTGCTCAGCGATCCGCCGCACCGGCCGGTCCGGTCCGGTCCCCTGGCCGGGCTGCTGCTGGCCCTGCTGGCGAAGGATCCGGCGGACCGGCCCACCCCCGACGAGGTGGAGGCACGGCTGCGGGCCGTGCTGCGTACGAGATCCCGGCGCCGGGTCGCCCTCGCCCTTCTCCTGCTGCCGCTGGCCGCGGCCGCCGGGGTGGTGGTGGCCCCGCACCGGTCGGCGCCGGCGCCCGCGCCCGCGCCGTCCTCGTTCACCGCGCTCATGTCCTATGCACAGGACGCCTGCGGCGGCGCCGCCCCACAACCGGTCACGGCCGCCGGCGACCGGGTTCCGGCCGGGCTGCCGGACGGGTGGGTGTGGACGCGGGAGCCGTCCGGGTTCGCGCTGGCCGTGCCGCCCGGGTGGCGGCGGTCGACGGACGGCAACGAGGTGTGCTTCGGCGATCCCGGCGGGCGGCGGGCATTCCGGGTGAACGTGTCACCGGTCGTCACCCGGGAGCCGCTCGCCTACTGGCAGGGCCGGGAGAAGGCGTCGCTGGCCCGGGGCGACCTGCCCGGCTATCAGCGGATCAGCATGGGCGTCCTGCTGTTGAAAGGCGGCGGGGCGGACTGGGAGTACACGTGGCGGCCGGACTCGGGGACGGTCCGTCACGAGCGGCGGGTGCTGGTCGCGGTCGGCTCCCGGTCGTACCTGCTGCGGTGGACGGTCGCCGACCCCGACTGGGCGGCGACGACGGGTATGCAGAGGCGGATGGTCGAGTCTTTCGAGGGGATGTCATGA
- a CDS encoding class F sortase, protein MSRSWRALLAASAAVVVAGCSGGSPPPNPAGTVTPSGRPPASAAAEALTSGELLPSSPPERVAIPALDVSVPVVGLGLRADGTMEVPTDATTVGWFTGAPAPGSLGPAVLAGHVDYRGVSGTFAELSALRPGDEVRITRRDGRTAVFAVTRVATYPKSRFPSGEVYGPIDHAGLRLITCGGDFDRRTGHYVDNVVAYARLAHWLGGS, encoded by the coding sequence GTGAGCCGCTCATGGCGGGCGCTTCTCGCGGCGTCGGCCGCCGTGGTCGTGGCCGGGTGCTCGGGTGGCTCGCCGCCTCCGAACCCGGCGGGCACGGTGACGCCGTCCGGCCGCCCGCCCGCCTCTGCCGCGGCCGAGGCGCTGACCAGCGGGGAACTGTTGCCGTCCTCTCCGCCGGAGCGGGTGGCGATTCCGGCGCTGGACGTGTCGGTGCCGGTCGTGGGGCTCGGCCTGCGGGCGGACGGCACCATGGAGGTGCCCACCGACGCCACGACGGTCGGCTGGTTCACCGGGGCGCCGGCACCCGGATCACTCGGCCCCGCCGTCCTGGCCGGGCACGTCGACTACCGGGGCGTCTCCGGAACCTTCGCCGAACTGTCCGCGCTGCGGCCCGGCGACGAGGTCCGGATCACGCGCCGGGACGGGCGCACGGCGGTCTTCGCGGTGACCCGCGTCGCCACCTATCCCAAGAGCCGTTTCCCGTCCGGCGAGGTGTACGGCCCGATCGACCACGCCGGGCTGCGCCTGATCACCTGCGGCGGCGACTTCGACCGGCGCACCGGCCACTACGTCGACAACGTGGTGGCCTACGCCCGCCTGGCACACTGGCTGGGTGGATCATGA
- a CDS encoding suppressor of fused domain protein: protein MDHDLSPAARSVREHYAGLFTGSPIAVLGPAPGPVRELVPGLRILSWTPSQGGRIYATVGLWDATQRDGHALEFLLHAPEADDEPHVELLTMVAYYHASGGDYRLGHGHTVRIGRGWLPGSACDHLLVSLPYPWGPELEACTVPGGHARVLWLLPITRAEKELALRDGLEALEDRFEAAGIVPTDPLRACTSVPEEPGHPGC, encoded by the coding sequence GTGGATCATGATCTTTCGCCGGCGGCGCGGTCTGTCAGGGAGCACTACGCGGGGCTCTTCACGGGGAGCCCGATCGCGGTGCTGGGGCCCGCGCCGGGGCCGGTTCGTGAGCTGGTGCCGGGGCTGCGCATCCTGAGCTGGACGCCGTCGCAGGGTGGGCGGATCTACGCCACGGTGGGGCTGTGGGACGCCACCCAGCGGGACGGGCACGCGCTCGAGTTCCTGCTGCACGCGCCGGAAGCCGATGACGAACCGCATGTCGAACTGCTGACCATGGTCGCCTACTACCACGCCAGCGGTGGCGACTACCGGCTCGGCCACGGGCACACCGTGCGGATCGGGCGGGGCTGGCTGCCCGGGTCGGCGTGTGATCACCTGCTGGTCAGCCTGCCCTATCCGTGGGGGCCGGAGCTGGAGGCGTGCACTGTTCCGGGTGGGCACGCGCGGGTGCTGTGGCTGCTTCCGATCACCAGGGCCGAGAAGGAGCTGGCGCTGCGGGACGGACTGGAGGCGCTGGAGGACCGGTTCGAGGCGGCCGGGATCGTGCCCACCGATCCGCTGCGCGCCTGCACGTCCGTACCGGAGGAACCCGGTCACCCTGGGTGCTGA
- a CDS encoding carbohydrate-binding module family 20 domain-containing protein, translating into MDTPRRRRRLTRILAAATLVLGAGGFGVAQIATGGDAFAAPPGTKDVTAVMFEWSFASIARECTNTLGPLGYGYVQVSPPMEHIQGSQWWTSYQPVSYRIAGRLGDRTAFANMVNTCHAAGVKVVADTVINHMTAGSGTGTGGSSYTKYNYPGIYSDADFHSCRTAISDYTNRSNVQDCELVNLSDLNTGSDYVRGKIAGYMNDLASLGVDGFRVDAAKHMSAADLAGIKSKLTNTGAYWKQEAIYGSGEAVQPTEYTGNGDVQEFRFARDLKRVFLNENLAYLSNFGTAWGYLPSDQAAVFVDNHDTERGGDTLSYKNGSAYTLAQVFTLAWPYGAPDVNSGYEFSNNDAGPPNNGAVTACYSDGWKCQHAWRQIGNMVGFRNAVRGTAVTNWWSNGADQIAFGRGNKGYVAINHEGSSLTRTFQTSLPAGTYCDVQHGDPTSGGGCTGTTYTVSSSGQFTATIAAGDAVALYAGASGVTPTTSATPTPTSTAASGATFGVTATTTLGQNIFVVGNQAALGNWAPAGAVALSAATYPIWTGTVSLPAGTSFEYKYIRKNTDGSVTWESGANRTATVPASGQVTLSDTWR; encoded by the coding sequence GTGGACACTCCCCGCAGGCGGCGACGCCTGACCCGCATCCTCGCCGCCGCCACCCTCGTCCTCGGGGCCGGCGGCTTCGGCGTCGCCCAGATCGCCACCGGCGGCGACGCCTTCGCCGCCCCGCCCGGCACGAAGGACGTCACCGCGGTCATGTTCGAGTGGTCCTTCGCCTCGATCGCCCGCGAGTGCACCAACACCCTGGGCCCGCTCGGCTACGGATACGTGCAGGTCTCCCCGCCCATGGAACACATACAGGGCAGCCAGTGGTGGACGTCCTACCAGCCGGTGTCCTACCGGATCGCCGGACGGCTCGGCGACCGTACCGCCTTCGCGAACATGGTGAACACCTGCCACGCGGCCGGGGTGAAGGTCGTCGCCGACACCGTCATCAACCACATGACCGCGGGCTCCGGCACCGGCACCGGCGGCAGTTCGTACACCAAGTACAACTACCCCGGGATCTACTCGGACGCCGACTTCCACTCCTGCCGCACCGCGATCAGCGACTACACCAACCGCAGCAACGTCCAGGATTGTGAACTGGTCAACCTCTCCGACCTGAACACCGGCAGTGACTACGTCCGCGGCAAGATCGCCGGCTACATGAACGACCTGGCCTCGCTCGGCGTCGACGGCTTCCGGGTCGACGCGGCCAAGCACATGTCCGCGGCTGATCTGGCCGGCATCAAGTCGAAACTCACCAACACCGGCGCCTACTGGAAGCAGGAGGCCATCTACGGCTCCGGCGAGGCCGTCCAGCCGACCGAGTACACCGGCAACGGCGACGTGCAGGAGTTCCGGTTCGCCCGCGACCTCAAGCGGGTGTTCCTCAACGAGAACCTCGCCTACCTGTCCAACTTCGGTACGGCGTGGGGCTACCTGCCCAGCGACCAGGCGGCCGTGTTCGTCGACAACCACGACACCGAGCGCGGCGGCGACACCCTCAGCTACAAGAACGGGTCGGCGTACACGCTCGCTCAGGTCTTCACGCTGGCCTGGCCGTACGGCGCCCCCGACGTCAACTCCGGCTACGAGTTCAGCAACAACGACGCCGGCCCGCCGAACAACGGCGCCGTGACCGCCTGCTACAGCGACGGCTGGAAGTGCCAGCACGCCTGGCGCCAGATCGGCAACATGGTCGGCTTCCGCAACGCGGTCCGCGGCACGGCGGTCACCAACTGGTGGTCCAACGGCGCCGACCAGATCGCTTTCGGCCGCGGTAACAAGGGCTACGTGGCGATCAACCACGAGGGCAGCAGCCTGACCCGCACCTTCCAGACCTCGCTGCCGGCCGGCACCTACTGCGACGTCCAGCACGGCGACCCGACCAGCGGCGGCGGTTGCACCGGCACCACGTACACGGTCAGCTCCTCCGGCCAGTTCACCGCCACGATCGCCGCTGGTGACGCGGTCGCCCTCTACGCCGGCGCCAGCGGGGTCACCCCGACCACCTCCGCCACGCCCACGCCGACCAGCACCGCCGCGTCCGGCGCGACCTTCGGCGTCACCGCGACCACCACCCTCGGCCAGAACATCTTCGTCGTCGGCAACCAGGCCGCCCTCGGCAACTGGGCGCCCGCCGGCGCGGTGGCCCTGTCGGCCGCCACCTACCCGATCTGGACCGGCACGGTCTCGCTGCCGGCCGGCACCAGCTTCGAGTACAAGTACATCCGCAAGAACACCGACGGCAGTGTCACCTGGGAGTCCGGCGCCAACCGCACCGCGACCGTCCCGGCCAGCGGTCAGGTCACCCTCAGCGACACCTGGCGCTGA
- a CDS encoding ABC transporter substrate-binding protein, whose product MKRIAAALALTLSLTACGANSDPLAEETKAGSSAVTVGSANFAESELLGEIYSQALEAKGVTVTRKFNIGAREAYLKALQDGSISLLPEYNGALLAALTPGGAPEGVSSSDDVLAALKKVLPAGTEVLDQSAAQDKDTLTVTAETATKNNLKTIEDLKAVAGQFVVGAGPEFAERHQGLKGLESVYGLKFKEFKPLDAGGPLTVTALKDGDIDVANIFSTDSSIVTNKFVVLEDPKNLYLAQNILPLIRTEANNATVSGALNAVSAKLTTENLTSYLAQVQVDKKDTKTVAKAFLTENGLA is encoded by the coding sequence ATGAAGCGCATTGCCGCTGCTCTTGCCCTCACGCTCAGCCTCACCGCCTGTGGCGCCAACAGTGATCCGCTCGCCGAGGAGACCAAGGCCGGCTCCTCGGCGGTCACCGTCGGCTCGGCCAACTTCGCCGAGTCCGAGCTGCTCGGCGAGATCTACTCGCAGGCCCTGGAGGCCAAGGGCGTCACGGTCACCCGCAAGTTCAACATCGGCGCCCGCGAGGCCTACCTCAAGGCGCTCCAGGACGGTTCGATCTCGCTGCTGCCGGAGTACAACGGCGCCCTGCTCGCCGCCCTCACCCCGGGCGGCGCCCCGGAGGGTGTCAGCAGCTCGGACGACGTGCTGGCGGCCCTCAAGAAGGTGCTGCCGGCCGGCACCGAGGTGCTGGACCAGTCGGCCGCCCAGGACAAGGACACCCTGACGGTCACCGCGGAGACCGCCACCAAGAACAACCTCAAGACGATCGAGGACCTCAAGGCCGTCGCCGGCCAGTTCGTGGTCGGCGCCGGCCCGGAGTTCGCCGAGCGGCACCAGGGCCTCAAGGGCCTCGAGTCGGTGTACGGCCTGAAGTTCAAGGAGTTCAAGCCGCTCGACGCCGGCGGCCCGCTGACCGTCACCGCGCTCAAGGACGGCGACATCGACGTGGCGAACATCTTCTCCACCGACTCGTCGATCGTCACCAACAAGTTCGTCGTGCTGGAGGACCCGAAGAACCTCTACCTGGCGCAGAACATCCTCCCGCTGATCCGCACCGAGGCGAACAACGCGACCGTCAGCGGCGCGCTCAACGCGGTGTCGGCGAAGCTGACCACCGAGAACCTCACCTCGTACCTGGCCCAGGTGCAGGTGGACAAGAAGGACACCAAGACGGTGGCCAAGGCGTTCCTGACCGAGAACGGTCTCGCCTGA
- a CDS encoding ABC transporter permease encodes MNLSYLLDPAHWELGAPYSIPTLILAHLGYTVLALLIGTVVALPIGLYIGHTGRGSFLAINAGNAGRSLPTLGLLMLLVTLLGLGLLPVLIALTVLVIPPILTSTYAGMRSLDHRVVDAARGMGMRSWQVLTRVELPMALPVLMGGFRSAALQVVATATVAAAVGLSGLGRLLIDGLAVNDYSRVLAGAIVVAVLAVLVDLFLSLVQRWIVSPGLKGTD; translated from the coding sequence GTGAACCTCTCCTACCTGCTCGACCCCGCACACTGGGAACTCGGCGCTCCGTACAGCATCCCGACGCTGATCCTGGCCCACCTCGGCTACACGGTGCTCGCCCTGCTGATCGGCACGGTCGTGGCGCTGCCGATCGGCCTCTACATCGGCCACACTGGGCGCGGCTCGTTCCTGGCCATCAACGCCGGCAACGCGGGCCGTTCGCTGCCCACCCTCGGCCTGCTGATGCTGCTGGTCACCCTGCTCGGGCTCGGCCTGCTGCCGGTGCTGATCGCGCTCACCGTGCTGGTCATCCCACCGATCCTGACCTCCACGTACGCCGGGATGCGCAGCCTCGACCACCGGGTCGTCGACGCGGCCCGCGGCATGGGCATGCGTTCCTGGCAGGTGCTCACCCGCGTCGAGCTGCCGATGGCGCTGCCGGTGCTGATGGGCGGCTTCCGCAGCGCCGCGCTCCAGGTCGTCGCCACCGCCACGGTGGCCGCCGCGGTGGGCCTGAGCGGGCTGGGCCGGCTCCTGATCGACGGCCTGGCCGTCAACGACTACTCCCGGGTGCTGGCCGGCGCCATCGTCGTCGCCGTCCTCGCCGTACTCGTGGATCTCTTCCTGTCGCTGGTTCAGCGCTGGATCGTCTCACCCGGATTGAAAGGCACCGACTGA
- a CDS encoding ABC transporter permease, with amino-acid sequence MIEYLRNNADTVWLALQEHVYLALLPVLFGFLIALPIGYLGVRFPALYHPLINTCGVLYSIPSLALFVFLPVVLGTKVLSPVNVVVALTIYTVALLARTVADGLRSVDPVVVQAATAMGYRRVRRLTGVELPMALPVILAGLRVATVSNISLVSVGALIGIGGLGQLFTRGFQLFYIEPILVGIVLSVLLAGLADLIIVLVQRAVTPWTRAV; translated from the coding sequence ATGATCGAGTATTTGCGGAACAACGCCGACACCGTCTGGCTGGCCCTCCAGGAGCACGTCTACCTGGCCCTGCTGCCGGTGCTGTTCGGGTTCCTCATCGCCCTGCCGATCGGTTACCTGGGCGTGCGCTTCCCGGCCCTCTACCACCCGCTGATCAACACCTGCGGCGTGCTCTACTCGATCCCGTCGCTGGCGCTGTTCGTCTTCCTGCCGGTCGTCCTCGGCACCAAGGTGCTGTCCCCGGTCAACGTCGTCGTGGCGCTCACCATCTACACGGTCGCGCTGCTCGCCCGGACAGTGGCGGACGGCCTGCGCTCGGTCGACCCGGTCGTCGTGCAGGCCGCCACCGCGATGGGCTACCGCCGGGTGCGGCGCCTCACCGGGGTCGAGCTGCCGATGGCGCTGCCGGTCATCCTGGCCGGGCTGCGGGTCGCCACGGTCTCGAACATCAGCCTCGTCAGCGTCGGCGCCCTGATCGGCATCGGCGGGCTCGGCCAGCTGTTCACCCGCGGCTTCCAGCTGTTCTACATCGAGCCGATCCTGGTCGGCATCGTCCTGTCGGTGCTGCTCGCCGGGCTCGCCGACCTGATCATCGTGCTCGTGCAGCGGGCCGTCACCCCGTGGACGCGTGCCGTGTGA
- a CDS encoding ABC transporter ATP-binding protein: MITFEDVVKVYPGGSTAVDHLSLELPTGKLTALVGPSGCGKTTSLRMINRMVTPTSGRILIDGEDVAERDEAALRRGIGYVIQHAGLFPHRTVLDNVATVPVLLGRTRREARAAALELLERVGLSADFAKRYPAQLSGGQQQRVGVARALAADPPIMLMDEPFSAVDPVVREQLHREFLRLQEDLGKTIALVTHDIDEAIKLGDRVAVFRQGGRLAQVGTPQELLAAPADDFVAEFVGRDRGLRALSFDSAAGLPVRPVDGLILDDAGRPVGWPGDDGPRDTGGTFTKDDSLRVVADLAIRSPVGVAVRVGPDGAADGLVSHHDLADYLAGRRS, encoded by the coding sequence ATGATCACATTCGAGGACGTCGTGAAGGTCTACCCCGGCGGGAGCACCGCCGTGGACCACCTCAGCCTCGAGCTGCCCACCGGCAAGCTGACCGCGCTGGTCGGCCCGTCGGGGTGCGGCAAGACCACGTCCCTCCGGATGATCAACCGCATGGTCACCCCCACCTCCGGCCGGATCCTGATCGACGGCGAGGACGTCGCGGAGCGTGACGAGGCGGCGCTGCGGCGCGGCATCGGCTACGTCATCCAGCACGCCGGGCTCTTCCCGCACCGCACCGTGCTGGACAACGTCGCCACCGTCCCGGTGCTGCTCGGCAGGACCCGCCGGGAGGCCCGCGCCGCCGCCCTGGAGCTGCTCGAACGGGTCGGGCTCAGCGCCGACTTCGCCAAGCGCTACCCGGCGCAGCTCTCCGGCGGCCAGCAGCAGCGCGTCGGGGTGGCCCGCGCGCTCGCCGCCGACCCGCCGATCATGCTGATGGACGAGCCGTTCAGCGCCGTCGACCCGGTGGTCCGCGAGCAGCTGCACCGCGAGTTTCTCCGTCTCCAGGAGGACCTCGGCAAGACCATCGCCCTGGTCACCCACGACATCGACGAGGCGATCAAGCTCGGTGACCGGGTCGCCGTGTTCCGGCAGGGCGGCCGCCTCGCCCAGGTCGGCACGCCCCAGGAGCTGCTGGCGGCGCCGGCCGACGACTTCGTGGCCGAGTTCGTCGGCCGCGACCGCGGACTGCGGGCCCTCTCCTTCGACAGCGCGGCCGGGCTGCCGGTCCGGCCGGTCGACGGCCTCATCCTGGACGACGCGGGCCGCCCGGTCGGCTGGCCCGGCGACGACGGGCCGCGCGACACCGGCGGCACCTTCACCAAGGACGACTCGCTGCGCGTCGTCGCCGACCTGGCGATCCGCTCACCGGTCGGCGTCGCGGTCCGGGTCGGCCCGGACGGCGCCGCCGACGGCCTGGTCAGCCACCACGACCTGGCCGACTACCTGGCCGGCCGGCGTTCATGA
- a CDS encoding M23 family metallopeptidase, whose protein sequence is MTGRPNRTALMLGIGLAAVIVVTGVILLPRLRPPGPRPAFQLPVTCEETWVLGTYPGHDDFDIDFFPTSGQAWGRPVLASFGGTVTEAGINGTLGSRTPDNPKGPHGTGAGYWVKIDHGGRWQTVYLHLLEPPAVEPGDRVTIGQRIGSVGSTGKSGAPHLHYEQLRAGAKVESHFDGAPSGITTDNREYSVERTSRNCG, encoded by the coding sequence GTGACCGGCCGACCGAACCGTACCGCCCTCATGCTCGGCATCGGCCTGGCCGCGGTGATCGTGGTGACCGGCGTCATCCTGCTGCCGAGGCTTCGGCCGCCCGGGCCCCGGCCCGCGTTCCAGCTGCCGGTGACCTGCGAGGAGACGTGGGTGCTCGGCACCTACCCGGGGCACGACGACTTCGACATCGACTTCTTCCCCACCAGCGGGCAGGCGTGGGGGCGGCCGGTGCTGGCGTCCTTCGGCGGCACGGTCACCGAGGCGGGGATCAACGGCACCCTCGGTTCGCGTACGCCGGACAACCCGAAGGGACCGCACGGCACCGGCGCCGGCTACTGGGTGAAGATCGATCACGGCGGCCGCTGGCAGACGGTGTACCTGCACCTGCTCGAACCGCCCGCGGTCGAACCCGGCGACCGGGTCACGATCGGCCAGCGGATCGGGTCGGTCGGCAGCACCGGCAAGTCCGGGGCGCCACACCTGCACTACGAGCAGCTGCGGGCCGGGGCGAAGGTGGAGAGCCACTTCGACGGCGCCCCGTCCGGCATCACCACCGACAACCGGGAGTACTCGGTGGAGCGGACCAGCCGCAACTGCGGGTGA
- a CDS encoding ABC transporter substrate-binding protein, which produces MRRLRLLALFTATVLLTAACGDAENEKGPAEAGPDKVNVGVIAILDVAPIYLGRDKGFFKEKGIELGLTTAQGGAAIVPAVLSGEYQFGFSNTISLLLGADRGLPVKAVVNGVNSTGVDGQDFAGLFVKADSPITSPKDLAGRTVAANTLKNIVDTTVRSSVAKDGGDASRVKFTELAFPDQVPALQEGRVDAIFVVEPFQQSAVAAGARKIASSYVDAAPDLTVAMYFTSQQLIANDPDLVSRFTAAMKQSLEYADAHPDEVRDVLGSYTKIAPEVRAKLVLPKWPAEVNRASVETLADRAVSDGTLPKKPDLAALLP; this is translated from the coding sequence ATGCGACGACTCCGTCTCCTCGCGCTGTTCACCGCCACGGTCCTGCTCACCGCGGCCTGCGGTGACGCGGAGAACGAGAAGGGCCCCGCCGAAGCCGGACCGGACAAGGTCAACGTCGGGGTGATCGCGATCCTCGACGTCGCCCCGATCTACCTGGGCAGGGACAAGGGCTTCTTCAAGGAGAAGGGCATCGAGCTCGGCCTGACCACCGCGCAGGGCGGCGCCGCGATCGTGCCGGCGGTGCTCAGCGGCGAATACCAGTTCGGGTTCAGCAACACCATCTCGCTGCTGCTCGGCGCGGACCGGGGACTGCCGGTCAAGGCGGTGGTCAACGGGGTCAACTCGACCGGGGTGGACGGTCAGGACTTCGCCGGGCTGTTCGTGAAGGCGGACAGCCCGATCACCTCGCCCAAGGACCTCGCCGGCCGCACGGTCGCCGCCAACACCCTGAAGAACATCGTCGACACGACCGTACGATCGTCGGTCGCCAAGGACGGCGGCGACGCCTCGCGGGTGAAATTCACCGAGCTGGCCTTCCCCGACCAGGTGCCGGCGTTGCAGGAGGGCCGGGTCGACGCGATCTTCGTGGTCGAGCCGTTCCAGCAGTCGGCCGTCGCGGCCGGCGCCCGTAAGATCGCCTCCAGCTACGTGGACGCCGCCCCCGATCTCACCGTCGCCATGTACTTCACCTCGCAGCAGCTGATCGCCAACGACCCGGATCTGGTGTCCCGGTTCACCGCCGCGATGAAGCAGTCGCTGGAGTACGCCGACGCCCACCCCGACGAGGTCCGCGACGTCCTCGGCAGCTACACGAAGATCGCGCCCGAGGTCCGGGCGAAGCTGGTCCTGCCGAAGTGGCCCGCCGAGGTGAACCGCGCCTCGGTGGAGACCCTCGCCGACCGGGCCGTCAGCGACGGCACCCTGCCGAAGAAGCCGGACCTGGCCGCCCTGCTCCCGTGA